Proteins encoded by one window of Elaeis guineensis isolate ETL-2024a chromosome 12, EG11, whole genome shotgun sequence:
- the LOC105055156 gene encoding thiosulfate sulfurtransferase 16, chloroplastic isoform X1: protein MASYSPSSLPVFISHRPSKRFLSLSLTILSASKQSGLLRAPSRTENGWRGFLRYGVHYSLMSVSSNGSPEVVVPRSVPVRVAHELLQAGHRYLDVRTVDEFNAGHAVGAKNIPYVFKVGSGMMKNPNFLKEVLQAFEEDDEIIIGCDSGRRSLMAAAELSSAGFTGITDIAGGYSAWLQNGLPTDQ, encoded by the exons ATGGcttcctactctccttcctctcttcctgttTTCATATCTCATCGACCCTCTAAAAG ATTCCTTTCGTTGTCACTGACCATTCTTTCGGCATCAAAGCAGTCTGGACTCCTACGTGCGCCTTCCAGAACCGAGAATGGTTGGAGGGGCTTCCTGCGGTATGGGGTCCATTATAGTTTAAT GTCGGTGAGCAGCAATGGGAGTCCAGAAGTAGTGGTGCCAAGATCGGTGCCAGTTCGTGTTGCGCACGAACTCCTTCAAGCTGGTCATCGTTATCTGGACGTCAG GACGGTGGATGAGTTCAATGCCGGACATGCAGTGGGTGCTAAAAACATCCCATACGTGTTCAAGGTTGGGTCAG GGATGATGAAAAATCCTAACTTCTTGAAGGAAGTGTTACAAGCTTTTGAGGAGGATGATGAGATAATCATT GGATGCGATAGTGGGAGAAGGTCACTCATGGCTGCAGCTGAACTTTCCTCTGCT GGTTTTACAGGCATTACAGACATTGCAGGTGGTtattcagcatggctacagaatGGACTCCCAACCGATCAGTGA
- the LOC105055156 gene encoding thiosulfate sulfurtransferase 16, chloroplastic isoform X2 produces the protein MASYSPSSLPVFISHRPSKRFLSLSLTILSASKQSGLLRAPSRTENGWRGFLRSVSSNGSPEVVVPRSVPVRVAHELLQAGHRYLDVRTVDEFNAGHAVGAKNIPYVFKVGSGMMKNPNFLKEVLQAFEEDDEIIIGCDSGRRSLMAAAELSSAGFTGITDIAGGYSAWLQNGLPTDQ, from the exons ATGGcttcctactctccttcctctcttcctgttTTCATATCTCATCGACCCTCTAAAAG ATTCCTTTCGTTGTCACTGACCATTCTTTCGGCATCAAAGCAGTCTGGACTCCTACGTGCGCCTTCCAGAACCGAGAATGGTTGGAGGGGCTTCCTGCG GTCGGTGAGCAGCAATGGGAGTCCAGAAGTAGTGGTGCCAAGATCGGTGCCAGTTCGTGTTGCGCACGAACTCCTTCAAGCTGGTCATCGTTATCTGGACGTCAG GACGGTGGATGAGTTCAATGCCGGACATGCAGTGGGTGCTAAAAACATCCCATACGTGTTCAAGGTTGGGTCAG GGATGATGAAAAATCCTAACTTCTTGAAGGAAGTGTTACAAGCTTTTGAGGAGGATGATGAGATAATCATT GGATGCGATAGTGGGAGAAGGTCACTCATGGCTGCAGCTGAACTTTCCTCTGCT GGTTTTACAGGCATTACAGACATTGCAGGTGGTtattcagcatggctacagaatGGACTCCCAACCGATCAGTGA